From the genome of Lawsonella clevelandensis, one region includes:
- a CDS encoding adenylate kinase, which translates to MRLVLVGPPGAGKGTQATLLAEKLGIPHVSTGDLFRANIGEGTELGLEAKSYMDSGNLVPAELTNRMVDARLDEADAQNGFLLDGFPRSVEQADALKEMLDGRGVTLDAVVEFQVDEDTVVERMLARGRADDTEDVIRNRMAVYRSETEPLIDYYKDVIIPINAVGTVEDIHERTMAALQK; encoded by the coding sequence GTGAGACTCGTACTCGTCGGCCCTCCTGGGGCAGGTAAAGGCACCCAAGCCACTCTCCTCGCTGAAAAGCTTGGTATTCCCCACGTCTCTACCGGTGACCTCTTCCGTGCCAACATCGGCGAAGGCACCGAGCTAGGTCTGGAAGCCAAGAGCTACATGGACTCCGGAAACCTCGTGCCCGCCGAACTCACCAACCGTATGGTAGATGCACGCCTCGACGAAGCTGACGCTCAGAATGGCTTCCTACTGGATGGCTTCCCCCGCTCCGTTGAGCAGGCCGATGCCCTCAAGGAAATGCTGGATGGGCGCGGCGTTACCCTTGATGCGGTGGTGGAGTTCCAGGTCGATGAAGATACCGTTGTCGAGCGTATGCTGGCTCGCGGACGCGCAGACGACACCGAAGACGTCATCCGCAACCGTATGGCTGTCTACCGCTCCGAGACTGAACCCCTCATCGACTATTACAAAGATGTGATCATCCCGATCAACGCTGTGGGCACCGTGGAAGATATTCACGAGCGCACCATGGCAGCTCTCCAGAAGTAG
- the rplR gene encoding 50S ribosomal protein L18 yields the protein MAEDKRQNIGKDESTKRRASRARRHARLRKKVAGTAARPRMVVNRSTRNIHVQIIDDLAGHTLAAASSIEADVRALEGDKKAKAAKVGELIAARAKAAGIESVVFDRGGNKYHGRIAALADAAREGGLEF from the coding sequence ATGGCTGAAGACAAGCGTCAGAATATTGGTAAGGACGAGTCCACCAAGCGTCGTGCCTCCCGTGCCCGCCGCCACGCCCGTCTGCGCAAGAAGGTTGCTGGTACCGCCGCACGCCCCCGTATGGTCGTGAACCGCTCTACCCGCAACATCCACGTTCAGATCATCGACGATCTGGCTGGACACACCCTCGCCGCAGCTTCCTCCATCGAAGCTGATGTGCGTGCCCTGGAAGGCGACAAGAAGGCCAAGGCCGCTAAGGTTGGCGAGCTCATTGCCGCCCGCGCCAAGGCCGCAGGTATCGAAAGCGTCGTGTTCGACCGTGGTGGTAACAAGTACCACGGCCGCATCGCCGCCCTCGCCGATGCCGCTCGTGAAGGAGGTCTGGAGTTCTAA
- the rplN gene encoding 50S ribosomal protein L14 yields MIQQESRLKVADNTGARELLCIRVLGGSGRHYAGIGDVIVASVKEAIPGGNVKKGDVVKAVIVRAKKETRRPDGSYIRFDENAAVIIKNDNEPRGTRIFGPVARELRDRRFMKIISLAPEVL; encoded by the coding sequence ATGATTCAGCAAGAGTCGCGGCTTAAGGTCGCCGACAACACTGGTGCACGCGAGCTGCTGTGCATCCGTGTTCTCGGTGGTTCCGGCCGCCACTACGCCGGGATCGGCGACGTCATCGTCGCCTCTGTTAAGGAAGCCATTCCCGGCGGCAATGTTAAGAAGGGCGATGTCGTCAAGGCCGTCATCGTTCGCGCTAAGAAGGAAACCCGTCGTCCCGACGGCTCCTACATTCGTTTCGACGAGAACGCTGCTGTCATCATCAAGAATGACAACGAGCCTCGCGGCACCCGTATCTTCGGACCCGTCGCTCGTGAGTTGCGCGACCGTCGCTTCATGAAGATCATTTCTCTCGCTCCGGAGGTGCTGTAA
- the rpsK gene encoding 30S ribosomal protein S11 codes for MPPKTRSVKGGRRREKKNVQHGVAHIKSTFNNTIVSITDPSGAVISWASSGHVGFKGSRKSTPFAAQLAAENAARKAMDQGMKKVDVLVKGPGSGRETAIRSLQAAGLEVGTISDVTPQPHNGCRPPKRRRV; via the coding sequence ATGCCTCCTAAGACTCGTTCCGTTAAGGGCGGTCGTCGTCGCGAGAAGAAGAACGTTCAGCACGGCGTCGCTCACATCAAGTCCACCTTCAACAACACCATTGTGTCCATCACGGATCCCTCCGGTGCTGTCATCTCTTGGGCCTCCTCTGGCCACGTGGGATTCAAGGGCTCCCGTAAGTCCACCCCGTTCGCCGCTCAGCTGGCTGCCGAGAATGCTGCCCGCAAGGCCATGGATCAGGGCATGAAGAAGGTCGACGTTCTTGTTAAGGGTCCCGGCTCCGGCCGTGAGACCGCCATCCGCTCCCTCCAGGCTGCCGGTCTTGAGGTTGGCACGATTTCCGACGTGACTCCGCAGCCACACAACGGCTGCCGTCCGCCGAAGCGTCGCCGGGTCTAG
- a CDS encoding FGGY-family carbohydrate kinase yields the protein MSKDYLAVIDIGTQSSRVIVFDTHGNVISKASRTAKPYYSKQPGWAELPSDQVWNDCQVILKEVTDDMGEEKNNIRSLAITANRDNIMPLDENLKPMRDWIIWLDKRQTPEAVYDIHHKATMKTRVVSGVARSLMEYVASNSKFNWLKYNEPETHQQAAYYCTLSGYLTLKLTGKTADATGMQCGFLPFDNASEDWFKYDFIYEIFGVRRDQMFDLVKQGGILGNITAEAAQITGLPEGLPVVATAGDKQVESLGAGAFTPEEAVISYGTMASLSVMMDKAVSDSKFKFNTFPSALEKKWNAEFNIYRGYWLITWFCRQYTGRDDNHGEFLREMDEAAEYVPAGSNGLFLFPFFTPHEGFYPRGKGAIFGLTDAHHRADIFRCFLEGIAFAMRQGLDVIEKASKQQPKRVVVCGGGSRSDVGMQITADILNRPTVRLDTVEVCAIGAAILGGMAVGVFKSAEEGVKSMREEVKVFTPNPENVKIYEDLYNNVYLPYYNKNKDAFKVLDKYSHLQEKAPEADR from the coding sequence ATGAGCAAAGACTATTTGGCCGTTATTGACATCGGCACGCAGAGCAGCCGCGTCATCGTTTTCGATACACATGGAAACGTCATCTCCAAGGCAAGCCGTACAGCGAAGCCGTATTACTCCAAGCAACCCGGTTGGGCCGAGCTCCCCTCCGACCAGGTGTGGAACGACTGCCAGGTGATCCTCAAGGAAGTCACCGACGACATGGGCGAAGAAAAGAACAACATTCGCTCTCTCGCCATTACAGCAAACCGCGACAACATCATGCCGTTGGATGAAAACCTGAAGCCCATGCGTGACTGGATCATCTGGCTCGATAAGCGCCAGACCCCCGAGGCCGTCTACGATATTCACCACAAGGCCACCATGAAGACCCGCGTCGTCTCCGGCGTCGCTCGTAGCCTTATGGAATACGTCGCCTCCAACTCCAAGTTCAATTGGCTGAAGTACAACGAGCCAGAGACCCACCAGCAGGCTGCCTACTACTGCACCCTGTCCGGTTACCTCACCCTTAAGCTCACCGGAAAGACTGCCGATGCCACTGGCATGCAGTGCGGCTTCCTCCCCTTCGACAATGCCTCCGAAGACTGGTTCAAGTACGACTTTATCTATGAAATCTTCGGCGTCCGCCGTGATCAGATGTTTGACCTCGTCAAGCAGGGTGGTATCCTCGGCAACATCACCGCCGAAGCCGCCCAGATCACTGGTTTGCCCGAAGGTCTCCCCGTTGTCGCCACCGCCGGTGACAAGCAGGTCGAATCCCTCGGCGCAGGTGCCTTCACCCCCGAAGAAGCCGTCATCTCCTACGGCACCATGGCGTCCCTGTCCGTCATGATGGACAAGGCCGTCAGCGACAGCAAGTTCAAGTTCAACACTTTCCCCAGCGCCCTGGAGAAGAAGTGGAACGCTGAATTTAACATCTACCGTGGCTACTGGCTCATCACCTGGTTCTGCCGTCAGTACACCGGACGCGACGACAACCACGGTGAGTTCCTCCGCGAGATGGACGAAGCAGCTGAGTATGTGCCTGCTGGCTCCAACGGGCTCTTCCTCTTCCCGTTCTTCACCCCTCACGAGGGCTTCTACCCACGTGGTAAGGGCGCCATTTTCGGCCTCACCGACGCACACCACCGGGCAGATATCTTCCGGTGCTTCCTCGAAGGCATTGCGTTCGCCATGCGTCAAGGCCTTGACGTCATCGAGAAGGCCTCTAAGCAGCAGCCGAAGCGCGTGGTTGTGTGCGGTGGCGGATCTCGCTCCGACGTGGGCATGCAGATCACGGCAGACATCCTCAACCGTCCGACCGTGCGCCTCGACACCGTTGAAGTGTGTGCCATCGGTGCCGCCATCCTCGGTGGCATGGCAGTGGGAGTCTTCAAGAGCGCAGAAGAGGGCGTCAAGTCCATGCGTGAAGAAGTGAAGGTATTCACCCCGAACCCTGAGAATGTCAAGATCTACGAAGATCTGTACAACAATGTCTACCTGCCGTACTACAACAAGAACAAGGATGCCTTCAAGGTTCTTGATAAGTACAGCCACCTGCAGGAAAAGGCTCCTGAAGCAGACCGCTAA
- the rplX gene encoding 50S ribosomal protein L24 produces MKVRKGDKVLVISGKDKGVEGKVIEAYPKTNKVLVEGVNRIKKHTANSANEVGAQSGGIVTQEAPIHVSNVMVLDADGTPTRVGYRKDENGKNVRISRRSGKDL; encoded by the coding sequence ATGAAGGTACGCAAGGGCGATAAGGTTCTCGTCATCTCCGGTAAGGACAAGGGCGTCGAGGGCAAGGTCATCGAGGCCTATCCGAAGACCAACAAGGTCCTCGTTGAAGGCGTTAACCGCATTAAGAAGCACACCGCTAACTCTGCCAACGAAGTCGGCGCACAGTCCGGTGGAATTGTCACTCAGGAAGCCCCCATCCACGTGTCTAACGTCATGGTTCTTGACGCCGACGGCACCCCGACCCGGGTGGGTTATCGCAAGGACGAGAACGGCAAGAATGTCCGTATCTCTCGCCGGAGTGGGAAGGATCTCTAA
- the rplE gene encoding 50S ribosomal protein L5 translates to MTDALTPRLKTRYQTEIKDALQKEFTYENVMQIPGLTKVVVNMGVGAAAHDAKRINGAVEDLTAITGQKPEIRRARKSIANFKLREGQAIGARVTLRGDRMWEFLDRLLTTALPRIRDFRGLSDQQFDGHGNYTFGLTEQSMFHELDIDKIDFPRGMDITVVTTAVNDDEGRALLRELGFPFKKNNK, encoded by the coding sequence ATGACCGATGCCCTTACCCCCCGTCTGAAGACCCGCTACCAGACCGAGATTAAGGACGCTCTCCAGAAGGAATTCACCTACGAGAACGTCATGCAGATCCCGGGTCTCACGAAGGTTGTCGTCAACATGGGTGTTGGCGCCGCCGCCCATGATGCCAAGCGCATCAACGGTGCTGTGGAAGACCTCACCGCCATCACCGGCCAGAAGCCGGAAATCCGTCGTGCCCGCAAGTCCATCGCTAACTTCAAACTGCGCGAAGGCCAGGCTATTGGCGCTCGCGTCACCCTGCGTGGCGACCGCATGTGGGAATTTCTCGACCGCTTGCTGACCACCGCTCTGCCGCGTATTCGCGACTTCCGCGGTCTGTCTGACCAGCAGTTCGATGGCCACGGCAACTACACCTTCGGTCTCACCGAACAGTCTATGTTCCACGAGCTGGACATTGACAAGATTGACTTCCCGCGCGGCATGGACATCACTGTCGTGACCACCGCGGTGAACGATGATGAGGGACGTGCTCTCCTCCGTGAGCTGGGCTTCCCCTTCAAGAAGAACAACAAATAA
- the rpsH gene encoding 30S ribosomal protein S8, with the protein MSMTDPIADMLTRVRNASSAFHSEVAMPASKLKINIAEILKNEGYIANYTVEDAKVGKTLTLELKYSSSREPGILGLRRISKPGLRVYAKSDNLPTVLGGLGVAIISTSQGLLTDRQATEKGVGGEVLAYVW; encoded by the coding sequence ATGTCGATGACCGATCCGATCGCAGATATGCTTACGCGCGTTCGTAACGCGAGCTCTGCATTCCACAGCGAGGTCGCAATGCCGGCCTCCAAACTCAAGATCAACATTGCGGAGATCTTGAAGAACGAGGGCTACATCGCCAACTACACCGTCGAAGACGCCAAGGTTGGCAAGACCCTCACCCTCGAGCTTAAGTACAGCTCTTCCCGTGAGCCGGGAATTCTTGGACTACGTCGTATCTCCAAGCCGGGTCTCCGCGTGTACGCCAAGTCCGATAACCTGCCGACCGTACTGGGCGGCCTGGGTGTGGCCATCATCTCCACCTCCCAGGGTCTGCTGACCGACCGTCAGGCAACCGAGAAGGGTGTAGGTGGGGAAGTCCTCGCCTACGTCTGGTAA
- the rpsQ gene encoding 30S ribosomal protein S17, whose product MKENTVANDTQERGSRKVRIGYVVSDKMDKTIVVELEDRVKHPLYDKIIRRTSRVKAHDENNTAGIGDRVRIMETRPLSATKHWRLVEILEKAK is encoded by the coding sequence ATGAAGGAAAATACCGTGGCTAACGACACCCAAGAGCGTGGAAGTCGCAAGGTCCGCATCGGCTACGTCGTGTCCGACAAGATGGACAAGACTATCGTTGTGGAACTGGAAGATCGCGTTAAGCACCCGCTGTACGACAAGATCATCCGCCGCACCTCCCGCGTGAAGGCTCACGACGAGAACAACACCGCTGGTATCGGCGACCGCGTGCGGATCATGGAGACCCGCCCGCTCTCTGCTACCAAGCACTGGCGTCTCGTGGAGATCCTCGAAAAGGCCAAGTAA
- the rpsE gene encoding 30S ribosomal protein S5 yields MAERQRREGGENSANSREQRRGRRDERNNARNEEKENNYIERVVTINRVAKVVKGGRRFSFTALVVVGDGKGMVGVGYGKAKEVPAAISKGVEEARKNFFRVPIIGTTIPHPVQGEDSAGVVMMRPASEGTGVIAGGAARAVLEAAGISDILCKSLGSDNSINVVHATVDALKQLQRPEAVAARRGKAVDEVAPAGMLRKRAAGQEA; encoded by the coding sequence ATGGCAGAACGTCAGCGTCGTGAAGGCGGAGAGAATTCCGCCAACAGCCGCGAGCAGCGTCGCGGTCGTCGTGATGAGCGCAACAACGCTCGGAACGAGGAAAAGGAAAACAACTACATCGAGCGCGTTGTCACCATCAACCGCGTTGCCAAGGTCGTGAAGGGTGGTCGTCGCTTCAGCTTCACCGCTCTCGTCGTCGTTGGCGACGGCAAGGGCATGGTCGGTGTGGGCTACGGCAAGGCCAAGGAAGTTCCTGCCGCCATCTCCAAAGGCGTTGAAGAAGCTCGCAAGAACTTCTTCCGCGTGCCGATCATCGGTACCACCATTCCCCACCCGGTCCAGGGTGAGGATTCCGCTGGTGTCGTAATGATGCGTCCCGCCTCCGAAGGTACTGGTGTGATTGCTGGTGGCGCTGCCCGTGCAGTGCTCGAAGCCGCCGGTATCTCCGACATTCTCTGCAAGTCGCTGGGTAGTGACAACTCCATCAACGTTGTGCACGCAACTGTAGATGCCCTCAAGCAACTCCAGCGTCCTGAAGCTGTTGCTGCCCGTCGTGGCAAGGCTGTGGACGAGGTTGCTCCGGCCGGTATGCTGCGTAAGCGCGCCGCAGGACAGGAGGCATAG
- the rpsD gene encoding 30S ribosomal protein S4 → MARYTGPITKKSRRLKVDLVGGDVAFERRPYAPGQHGRNRVKESEYLVQLQEKQKARYTYGVLERQFRRYYEEANRRPGKTGENLLQILESRLDNVVYRAGLARTRRQARQLVSHGHFLVNDQKVTIPSYRVSQYDIIDVRPKSLEMLPFQDAMDNLGDRPVPGWLQVVPSNLRVLVHQLPERAQIDVPVQEQLIVELYSK, encoded by the coding sequence ATGGCTCGTTACACTGGACCTATCACTAAGAAGTCCCGCCGCCTCAAGGTTGACCTTGTCGGTGGAGACGTAGCGTTCGAGCGCCGCCCGTACGCCCCGGGTCAGCATGGCCGCAACCGTGTCAAGGAATCTGAATATCTCGTTCAGCTCCAGGAAAAGCAGAAGGCCCGCTACACCTACGGCGTTCTCGAGCGTCAATTCCGTCGCTACTACGAAGAAGCTAACCGTCGTCCTGGCAAGACCGGTGAGAACCTCCTGCAGATTCTCGAGTCTCGCCTTGACAACGTTGTGTACCGTGCTGGTCTGGCTCGCACCCGCCGCCAGGCCCGCCAGCTAGTTAGCCACGGTCACTTCCTGGTCAACGACCAGAAGGTGACCATCCCGAGCTACCGTGTGTCCCAGTACGACATCATCGACGTGCGCCCCAAGTCGCTGGAGATGCTGCCGTTCCAGGATGCCATGGATAACCTTGGCGACCGTCCCGTTCCGGGCTGGCTGCAGGTTGTTCCGTCGAACCTCCGCGTCCTCGTGCACCAGCTGCCCGAGCGCGCCCAGATCGACGTTCCTGTTCAGGAACAGCTCATCGTCGAGCTCTACTCGAAGTAA
- the rpsM gene encoding 30S ribosomal protein S13, which yields MARLAGVDLPREKRMEIALTYIYGIGRKTAKDILDATGISPDLRSKDLTDDDVAKLRDHIENNYKVEGDLRREVQADIRRKMEIGCYQGLRHRRGLPVHGQRTKTNARTRKGPKKTIAGKKK from the coding sequence ATGGCACGCCTTGCTGGTGTCGACCTCCCCCGCGAAAAGCGGATGGAGATCGCACTGACCTACATCTATGGCATTGGCCGGAAGACCGCCAAGGACATCCTTGACGCCACCGGCATTAGCCCGGACCTTCGTTCCAAGGACCTGACCGATGATGATGTCGCCAAGCTACGCGACCACATCGAAAATAACTACAAGGTTGAGGGTGACCTCCGCCGCGAAGTTCAGGCCGACATCCGTCGCAAGATGGAAATCGGCTGTTACCAGGGTCTGCGCCACCGTCGTGGCCTGCCCGTTCACGGTCAGCGCACCAAGACCAACGCCCGCACTCGTAAGGGCCCGAAGAAGACCATCGCCGGGAAGAAGAAGTAA
- the secY gene encoding preprotein translocase subunit SecY — MSSRIAATWKNKELRRKILFTLGIIILYRIGAQIPSPGVNYTAVKAALDNMQSSDGSNGVYQLINLFSGGALLQLSIFALGIMPYITASIIVQLLTVVIPRFEELKKEGQSGQTKMTQYTRYLTVALALLQSAGVVAMAASPNSQFLPGVQVFDAGEGDGIQILEMVTAILVMTAGAILLMWLGELVSERGIGNGMSLLIFAGIASRMPVEGSAILRQSGGFRFAAVVIAALFIIIAVTFVEQGQRRIPVQYAKRMVGRRMYGGASTYLPLKVCQAGVIPVIFASSLIYVPVLITTIVQQAQGTGEQASWWDKHVMTWLTQPSTWQYTLLYFILIIFFSYFYVSVQFDPTEQADNMKKYGGFIPGIRPGRPTAEYLGFVMNRLLLVGSLYLAVIAILPNLLISIGSGGSGHNFPFGGTAVLILVSVGLDTIKQLESQQMQRNYEGFLK; from the coding sequence GTGTCATCACGCATTGCTGCCACCTGGAAGAATAAGGAACTTCGTCGGAAGATCCTGTTCACCCTCGGCATTATTATTCTGTACCGCATTGGCGCCCAGATTCCGTCTCCTGGCGTGAATTACACCGCGGTGAAAGCCGCCCTCGACAATATGCAGTCGAGCGATGGCTCCAACGGCGTCTACCAGCTCATTAACCTGTTCTCTGGTGGCGCGCTGCTGCAGCTATCCATCTTTGCCCTCGGCATCATGCCGTACATTACGGCGTCGATTATCGTCCAGCTGTTGACTGTGGTTATCCCTCGCTTCGAAGAGCTGAAGAAGGAAGGTCAGTCCGGCCAGACAAAGATGACGCAGTACACGCGTTACCTCACCGTCGCCCTTGCCCTCCTGCAGTCTGCCGGTGTGGTGGCCATGGCAGCCTCTCCGAACAGCCAGTTCCTTCCCGGTGTACAGGTCTTTGATGCCGGTGAAGGCGATGGTATCCAGATTCTTGAAATGGTCACGGCTATTTTGGTCATGACCGCCGGTGCTATCCTCCTGATGTGGCTGGGTGAGCTCGTCTCCGAGCGCGGTATCGGTAACGGTATGTCGCTCCTCATCTTTGCTGGTATCGCGTCCCGTATGCCGGTGGAGGGTTCCGCTATTCTCCGCCAGTCGGGTGGCTTCCGTTTCGCGGCTGTCGTTATTGCTGCGCTTTTCATCATCATTGCCGTTACCTTCGTGGAACAGGGGCAGCGTCGTATCCCGGTCCAGTACGCCAAGCGTATGGTCGGCCGTCGCATGTATGGTGGTGCCTCTACCTACCTGCCGCTGAAGGTGTGCCAGGCCGGTGTTATCCCCGTCATCTTCGCGTCCTCCCTTATCTACGTCCCGGTGCTCATTACTACCATCGTGCAGCAAGCTCAGGGAACTGGAGAGCAGGCTTCTTGGTGGGATAAGCATGTGATGACTTGGCTGACACAGCCTTCTACCTGGCAGTACACTCTCCTGTACTTCATCCTCATCATCTTCTTCTCATACTTCTATGTGTCGGTGCAGTTCGATCCCACCGAGCAGGCTGACAACATGAAAAAATACGGCGGCTTCATCCCCGGCATTCGCCCCGGCCGCCCCACTGCCGAGTACCTCGGCTTCGTTATGAACCGACTCCTCCTCGTTGGTTCCCTCTACCTCGCTGTTATCGCTATTCTGCCGAACCTCTTGATCAGCATCGGGTCCGGTGGCTCCGGCCACAACTTCCCGTTCGGTGGTACCGCAGTGCTGATTCTTGTCAGTGTTGGCCTCGACACGATTAAACAGCTGGAAAGCCAGCAGATGCAACGCAACTACGAAGGATTCCTCAAGTGA
- the map gene encoding type I methionyl aminopeptidase codes for MGIFKKHTVPTRTPGELDAMEAAGRIVGQALLAVQAAAAPGVNTLELDALAESVIRDAGAVPSFKGYHGFPGSICTSPNEVVVHGIPRRSTILKEGDLLSIDCGAILDGWHGDSALTVEIGTVDADVAALNRATHDVLAAGIAQMVPGNRLGDISHAIEVAANEASRRYGYTFAIVKEFGGHGIGREMHMDPYLPNEGKPHRGPFLEEGSVLAIEPMLTLGSPWTVELSDNWTTITDDDSFSAHWEHTVAATAEGPRILTIREDS; via the coding sequence ATGGGTATTTTCAAAAAGCATACTGTTCCCACCCGGACCCCCGGTGAACTTGACGCTATGGAAGCTGCTGGCCGCATCGTCGGCCAGGCTCTCCTGGCAGTTCAAGCCGCGGCGGCTCCGGGTGTGAACACATTAGAGCTCGATGCACTCGCCGAAAGCGTGATTCGTGACGCCGGTGCCGTTCCCTCCTTCAAGGGCTATCATGGTTTTCCCGGCTCCATTTGTACATCCCCCAATGAAGTCGTTGTCCATGGCATCCCCCGACGTAGCACCATCCTCAAAGAGGGGGATCTCCTCTCTATCGACTGCGGAGCAATTCTCGATGGATGGCACGGAGACTCCGCCCTCACTGTAGAGATCGGCACTGTTGACGCAGATGTTGCTGCCCTCAACCGCGCGACTCATGACGTTCTCGCGGCAGGTATCGCCCAAATGGTGCCGGGGAACCGATTAGGGGATATCTCCCACGCCATTGAAGTCGCGGCCAACGAGGCCTCCCGTCGCTATGGCTATACGTTCGCCATCGTGAAAGAGTTCGGTGGACACGGTATTGGCCGAGAAATGCACATGGATCCCTACCTTCCCAACGAGGGTAAACCCCACCGCGGCCCCTTCCTCGAAGAAGGTTCGGTACTGGCAATTGAGCCCATGTTGACGTTGGGAAGCCCCTGGACGGTGGAGCTCTCAGACAACTGGACCACCATCACCGACGATGACTCTTTCTCGGCACACTGGGAACACACCGTTGCCGCAACGGCTGAAGGACCCCGGATTCTCACTATCCGTGAGGATTCCTAA
- the infA gene encoding translation initiation factor IF-1: MAKKEGAIEVEGRVVEPLPNAMFRIELENGHKVLAHISGKMRQHYIRILPEDRVVVELSPYDLTRGRIVYRYK, from the coding sequence ATGGCCAAGAAAGAGGGAGCCATCGAGGTTGAGGGCCGCGTTGTCGAGCCTCTGCCGAATGCAATGTTTCGCATCGAGCTAGAGAACGGACACAAGGTGCTCGCCCACATTAGCGGAAAGATGCGTCAGCACTACATCCGTATTCTCCCCGAGGACCGTGTCGTCGTCGAGCTGTCCCCGTACGACCTGACTCGCGGGCGAATCGTCTACCGCTACAAGTAA
- the rplF gene encoding 50S ribosomal protein L6, whose translation MSRIGKNPIVVPANVEVEIDGQDVEVKGPKGTLSLTVSEPMKVSRNEDGAIVVERPNDERENRALHGLSRTLINNMVIGVTEGYTKKMEIYGVGYRVLQKGKDLEFSLGYSHTVPVEAPEGITFTTDGATKFAVSGIDKQLVGQVAANIRRLRKTDPYKGKGIRYEGEQIRRKVGKAGK comes from the coding sequence ATGTCACGTATTGGTAAGAATCCCATTGTCGTTCCGGCCAATGTGGAAGTGGAAATCGATGGCCAGGACGTCGAGGTGAAGGGTCCCAAGGGCACTCTCTCTCTGACTGTTTCTGAGCCCATGAAGGTGTCTCGTAACGAAGACGGTGCCATTGTCGTTGAGCGTCCTAATGACGAGCGCGAAAACCGTGCCCTGCACGGCCTTTCCCGCACCCTCATCAACAACATGGTGATCGGTGTTACCGAGGGCTACACCAAGAAGATGGAAATCTACGGCGTTGGTTACCGTGTGCTGCAGAAGGGCAAGGACCTCGAGTTCTCCCTCGGCTACAGCCACACTGTGCCCGTCGAGGCTCCAGAAGGCATCACCTTCACCACCGATGGCGCCACCAAGTTCGCCGTGAGCGGCATTGATAAGCAGCTCGTCGGCCAGGTTGCCGCCAATATCCGTCGTCTGCGGAAGACCGACCCCTACAAGGGCAAGGGCATCCGTTACGAAGGCGAGCAGATTCGCCGCAAGGTCGGAAAGGCTGGTAAGTAA
- the rpmD gene encoding 50S ribosomal protein L30, translated as MALKVTQVRGTVGSKANQKASLRTLGLRKIHQSVVREDTPQVRGLINAVRHLVEVEEVAGE; from the coding sequence ATGGCACTTAAGGTGACTCAGGTGCGCGGCACCGTGGGCAGCAAGGCAAACCAGAAGGCTTCCCTGCGTACCCTCGGTCTGCGTAAAATCCATCAGTCCGTGGTTCGCGAGGACACCCCGCAGGTCCGTGGTCTGATCAACGCTGTTCGCCACCTCGTCGAGGTCGAAGAAGTAGCGGGAGAGTAA
- the rplO gene encoding 50S ribosomal protein L15, which yields MTIKLHDLKPAEGSTKAKTRVGRGEGSKGKTAGRGTKGTKARKNVSPAFEGGQMPIHMRLPKLKGFKNPARKEYAVVNVTDLARLFPKGGEVSLDDLQAVGLVKKNELVKVLAQGDIDVAVQVSAHKFSGAAKEKIEAAGGSVTVVEA from the coding sequence ATGACCATTAAACTGCATGATCTGAAGCCTGCAGAAGGCTCCACCAAGGCTAAGACTCGCGTCGGTCGTGGTGAAGGCTCCAAGGGTAAGACCGCTGGACGCGGTACCAAGGGTACGAAGGCCCGCAAGAATGTCTCCCCGGCATTCGAAGGTGGCCAGATGCCTATTCACATGCGTCTGCCGAAGCTCAAGGGATTCAAGAACCCGGCTCGCAAGGAATACGCCGTTGTCAACGTTACCGACCTGGCACGCCTGTTCCCCAAGGGCGGCGAGGTATCCCTCGACGATCTCCAGGCAGTTGGCCTCGTGAAGAAGAACGAGCTCGTCAAGGTGCTCGCCCAGGGCGACATCGACGTAGCCGTCCAGGTAAGCGCCCACAAGTTCTCCGGTGCTGCCAAGGAAAAGATTGAGGCTGCTGGCGGTTCTGTGACCGTCGTCGAAGCCTAG